In Camelina sativa cultivar DH55 chromosome 16, Cs, whole genome shotgun sequence, a single window of DNA contains:
- the LOC104749291 gene encoding uncharacterized protein LOC104749291: MESAKSSNIYSHQNVIVMRHGDRLDRSESLWTSKAERPWDPPLTQVGMDRAFRTGQRIRSQIGFPIHRVFVSPFLRCIQTASEVVAALSAVGLDPKAMSSKDVLCMDNNTKLKVSIEFGLCEVLNTSCMEIEVVPEDGKFDFKISDLEAMFPKGTVDSNVDMVCEELPQWGESSQGFKDRYFNTVKALAEKYPSENLLIVTHWGGVSVALYNYFKDATKYMVDYCGSVEMRRQILNSDDGFAKFEVVTSHGVSYKDNNSPIHDPVVSQSPV; encoded by the exons ATGGAGTCTGCTAAATCATCAAACATCTATAGCCACCAAAATGTCATCGTGATGCGTCACGGTGATCGACTCGACCGTTCCGAGTCACTCTGGACTTCGAAAGCTGAGAGACCGTGGGATCCACCGCTTACTCAGGTCGGTATGGATCGTGCGTTTAGAACCGGTCAGAGAATCCGGTCTCAGATTGGGTTTCCGATTCACCGTGTCTTCGTCTCCCCTTTTCTACGCTGCATCCAGACCGCTTCCGAAGTCGTTGCCGCTCTCTCCGCCGTCGGTTTAGATCCCAAAGCCATGTCGTCTAAAGACGTCCTTTGCATGGACAACAACACTAAGCTCAAG GTATCGATTGAATTTGGATTGTGCGAGGTACTGAACACAAGCTGTATGGAGATTGAAGTTGTTCCCGAAGATGGGAAATTTGATTTCAAGATCTCAGATCTTGAAGCTATGTTTCCTAAGGGAACAGTGGATTCTAATGTGGATATGGTTTGTGAAGAG TTGCCACAATGGGGAGAATCTTCACAAGGCTTCAAGGATCGATATTTTAATACAGTGAAGGCTCTCGCGGAGAAGTATCCTTCTGAGAACTTGCTCATAGTCACTCATT GGGGAGGAGTAAGTGTTGCACTTTACAACTACTTCAAAGATGCAACTAAGTACATGGTAGATTATTGTGGTTCTGTTGAAATGAGAAGGCAGATTTTGAATAGTGATGATGGGTTTGCCAAATTTGAGGTGGTTACTAGTCATGGAGTGTCTTACAAGGACAACAACAGCCCAATCCATGATCCTGTTGTGAGCCAATCACCGGTTTAG
- the LOC104749295 gene encoding uncharacterized protein LOC104749295 → MFRQSMAFPPPIHGSDAPPPPQPPVVTVTETSRRQQQQIGAAAAASSSPVKSHPLHNFPLSDLRWAMNHANTHRLRKASSRSPLREPNPGKGSLVTEDVNEASGSSSFELRPDKKKKSDSAADRSGTKSTTPDGRSKIFIRIRTKNNEDTADIATTAVSTDNNNPPAVHAADDSAGPAIDADAERISDGCGQEADEFGPKTWNLRPRKPPPTKKRSIGHAGGILKSCNGSLPENKTLGTVRTESIRSRNGVDAKMAATTTTERKEKKPRLSISLSKLEIDEDIYALTGSKPSRRPKKRAKNVQKQLDVLFPGLWMGNVSSDAYKVSEHA, encoded by the exons ATGTTCCGTCAATCCATGGCGTTTCCTCCACCGATCCATGGCTCTGATGCGCCGCCACCGCCACAGCCGCCGGTGGTGACCGTCACTGAAACCTCCAGACGGCAGCAGCAACAGATtggagcagcagcagcagcttcttcttcgccgGTGAAGTCTCATCCGCTTCATAACTTTCCGTTATCTGATCTCAGATGGGCTATGAATCACGCCAATACACATAGGCTCCGCAAAGCATCGAGTAGATCTCCGCTTCGTGAACCTAACCCTGGGAAAGGGAGTTTGGTGACGGAGGATGTAAACGAAGCTTCGGGTTCTTCGTCTTTCGAATTGAGAccggataagaagaagaagagcgattCCGCCGCAGATCGATCCGGGACGAAGTCAACGACGCCGGACGGTAGATCGAAGATCTTTATCCGGATCCGCACCAAGAACAACGAAGATACAGCTGATATCGCCACCACCGCCGTCTCCACTGATAATAATAACCCTCCCGCCGTCCATGCGGCTGATGATTCAGCTGGTCCGGCGATCGATGCTGATGCTGAACGGATCTCCGATGGTTGTGGTCAAGAAGCAGACGAGTTTGGTCCCAAGACTTGGAATCTGAGGCCGAGGAAACCACCGCCGACGAAGAAGCGTTCGATTGGACACGCCGGTGGGATATTGAAGAGCTGTAACGGTTCATTACCGGAGAATAAAACTCTTGGAACGGTTAGAACTGAGTCGATTCGATCCAGGAACGGCGTAGATGCTAAGATGGcggcgacgacgacgacggagagaaaagagaagaaaccgaGGTTATCGATCTCGCTTTCGAAGCTGGAGATAGATGAAGATATCTACGCGTTGACTGGATCAAAACCTAGCAGAAGACCAAAGAAGAGAGCCAAGAACGTTCAGAAGCAGCTCGAT gtTCTTTTCCCAGGTTTGTGGATGGGTAACGTTTCTTCAGACGCTTACAAGGTCTCAGAACATGCTTGA
- the LOC104749294 gene encoding uncharacterized protein LOC104749294, which produces MFRQSMAFPPPIHGSDAAPPPQPPPVVTVSETSRRHQQQISAAAASSSPVKSHPLHNFPLSDLRWAMNHANTHRLRKASSRSPLREPNPGKGSLVTEDVNEASGSSSFELRPDKKKKSDSAADRSGTKSTTPDGRSKIFIRIRTKNNEDTADIATTAVSTDNNNPPAVHAADDSAGPAIDADAERISDGCGQEADEFGPKTWNLRPRKPPPTKKRSIGHAGGILKSCNGSLPENKTLGTVRTESIRSRNGVDAKMAATTTTERKEKKPRLSISLSKLEIDEDIYALTGSKPSRRPKKRAKNVQKQLDVLFPGLWMGNVSSDAYKVSEHA; this is translated from the exons ATGTTCCGTCAATCCATGGCGTTTCCTCCACCGATCCATGGTTCAGATGCGGCGCCGCCGCCACAACCGCCGCCGGTGGTGACCGTCAGTGAAACCTCTAGACGGCACCAGCAACAGATTTCTGCAgcagcagcttcttcttcgccgGTGAAGTCTCATCCGCTTCATAACTTTCCGTTATCTGATCTCAGATGGGCTATGAATCACGCCAATACACATAGGCTCCGCAAAGCATCGAGTAGATCTCCGCTTCGTGAACCTAACCCTGGGAAAGGGAGTTTGGTGACGGAGGATGTAAACGAAGCTTCGGGTTCTTCGTCTTTCGAATTGAGAccggataagaagaagaagagcgattCCGCCGCAGATCGATCCGGGACGAAGTCAACGACGCCGGACGGTAGATCGAAGATCTTTATCCGGATCCGCACCAAGAACAACGAAGATACAGCTGATATCGCCACCACCGCCGTCTCCACTGATAATAATAACCCTCCCGCCGTCCATGCGGCTGATGATTCAGCTGGTCCGGCGATCGATGCTGATGCTGAACGGATCTCCGATGGTTGTGGTCAAGAAGCAGACGAGTTTGGTCCCAAGACTTGGAATCTGAGGCCGAGGAAACCACCGCCGACGAAGAAGCGTTCGATTGGACACGCCGGTGGGATATTGAAGAGCTGTAACGGTTCATTACCGGAGAATAAAACTCTTGGAACGGTTAGAACTGAGTCGATTCGATCCAGGAACGGCGTAGATGCTAAGATGGcggcgacgacgacgacggagagaaaagagaagaaaccgaGGTTATCGATCTCGCTTTCGAAGCTGGAGATAGATGAAGATATCTACGCGTTGACTGGATCAAAACCTAGCAGAAGACCAAAGAAGAGAGCCAAGAACGTTCAGAAGCAGCTCGAT gtTCTTTTCCCAGGTTTGTGGATGGGTAACGTTTCTTCAGACGCTTACAAGGTCTCAGAACATGCTTGA
- the LOC104749292 gene encoding transcription termination factor MTEF18, mitochondrial-like: MFMVRLKFSSISHNFSTAAAKHRRVPSKYKSLAIGQAQQAITDYLHTTRSLSYTHAEHIATNASVSIRNLILKLDFSVPTFSKSLRKHLSYHPINEFEFFFESIGINYSEVNEFLPEKKFFFYEDRSVLDAACALSKFGFPWNKLGKLYKEERFVFVQSPGEIESRLFKFKDMGFTSVAVIGVCLAMPRTLCGGGELGSDMRCLFVKLKRLFDEFDSLHLFEENVESWHEISRKVRVFYDLGCENEEMWELMCRNKSVFVEYSEEALMRKVEYFCRFGVRKEDVALLILRNPDIMDFDLEKPVISVTGMLKHFGLSQDEVDGVAQKYPYVLGRNKLKNLPYVLRALDLHGRTFDRLKNGNHHLLASYSLMDPEEDLDREYQEGLEELQNSRTKTHHVQKLDFLHEIGFGENGITMKVLQHVHGTAIELQDRFQVLLNNGIVLSKICMLIRSAPKILNQKPHSIQDKLRFLCGEMGDSLEYLDVFPAYLCFDLENRINPRFRFHKWLVEKGLSEKSYSTASIVATSEKAFIARLYGIHPAIPKHWFERFSNRKTRYTVS, from the coding sequence ATGTTCATGGTTAGATTGAAGTTCTCATCGATCTCTCACAATTTTAGTACGGCGGCGGCGAAACATAGAAGAGTGCCGTCCAAGTACAAGTCACTAGCCATCGGACAAGCCCAGCAAGCCATTACAGACTATCTCCACACAACCAGGTCTCTCTCCTACACTCACGCCGAACACATTGCCACGAACGCCTCGGTTTCGATTCGAAACCTCATCCTTAAGCTTGATTTCTCTGTTCCCACTTTCTCCAAATCGCTTCGGAAGCATCTCAGTTACCACCCAATTAACGAATTCGAGTTTTTCTTCGAGAGCATTGGCATTAATTACAGCGAGGTTAACGAGTTTTTGCCTGAGAAGAAATTTTTCTTCTATGAGGATCGGAGTGTGTTGGATGCAGCTTGTGCTTTATCTAAATTCGGGTTTCCTTGGAACAAGCTTGGTAAGTTGTATAAAGAGGAAAGGTTTGTTTTTGTGCAGAGTCCTGGAGAGATTGAATCCAGGCTGTTTAAGTTTAAAGATATGGGATTCACTTCTGTTGCGGTGATTGGTGTTTGTTTAGCGATGCCTCGTACTCTATGTGGAGGTGGTGAATTGGGTTCGGATATgcgttgtttgtttgttaagcTGAAGAGGctttttgatgaatttgattcATTGCatctttttgaagaaaatgTTGAGTCTTGGCACGAAATTAGTAggaaagttagggttttttacGATTTGGGTTGTGAGAATGAAGAGATGTGGGAGTTGATGTGTAGAAATAAGTCAGTTTTTGTTGAATACTCTGAAGAAGCTCTGATGAGAAAGGTGGAATATTTTTGTAGGTTTGGTGTTAGGAAAGAAGATGTTGCTCTTTTGATTCTTCGAAATCCTGATATCATGGATTTTGATCTTGAGAAACCGGTGATCTCAGTTACGGGAATGCTTAAGCATTTTGGATTGAGCCAGGATGAAGTGGATGGTGTTGCTCAGAAATACCCATACGTTTTGGGTAGAAACAAACTGAAGAATCTGCCTTATGTGCTAAGAGCATTAGATCTACATGGAAGGACCTTTGATAGATTGAAGAATGGGAATCATCATTTACTTGCAAGCTATTCGTTGATGGATCCCGAAGAAGATTTAGACAGAGAATATCAAGAAGGCTTGGAGGAGCTTCAAAACTCAAGAACCAAAACACACCATGTTCAAAAATTGGATTTTCTTCATGAAATAGGGTTTGGCGAGAACGGCATAACCATGAAGGTTCTGCAGCATGTCCATGGTACCGCCATAGAGCTACAAGATAGATTCCAAGTCTTACTAAATAATGGAATCGTTTTGTCAAAGATATGTATGTTGATAAGATCAGCACCAAAGATCTTGAACCAGAAACCGCATAGCATACAGGATAAGCTAAGGTTCCTCTGTGGCGAGATGGGAGATTCTTTGGAATACCTAGATGTTTTTCCAGCTTATCTATGTTTTGACCTGGAGAACAGAATCAATCCAAGGTTCAGATTCCATAAGTGGCTTGTGGAGAAAGGGTTGAGCGAGAAAAGCTATTCAACTGCAAGCATTGTAGCTACGAGCGAAAAGGCCTTCATAGCTCGTTTATATGGGATTCATCCAGCAATCCCGAAACACTGGTTTGAACGCTTCTCCAACAGAAAAACCAGATACACTGTATCCTAA